A portion of the uncultured Draconibacterium sp. genome contains these proteins:
- a CDS encoding PKD domain-containing protein, whose protein sequence is MKIFSLFIILCCLALVYSPAIQAQKSLVHQNYSFEAKDSVFKNPFIDVDEWRDKPVKHRYVHGGFDDGTRFSFYFPEKEKYTGRFFQYITPFPDSETSVQAYGEALNPIGFSITHGAYFVATNQGGKLDFADPSTRREASIGAYRANAVCAEFSRHIAQLIYNCERPFGYCYGGSGGAYRTVGSMENTVGIWDGAVPFVLGSPQAIPNVFAVRMYALRILKDKMADIVDALRPGGSGDPYATLTVEQRQVLQECTRMGFPIKSWYGWQYMDAHGFLVLYKSIVAMDQKYFREDFWNKPGYLGYDNPASLQHDHVQTKGVVKKIIGQSEAEKLKLVKPLSESDRGTADRAWASMGSEIKDKPVVYQIDVDVKEIGMGADLIILSGEGKGQVLQIIGTNGKNVVLAAVNEPKLLTYLNVGDSVQVDNSDFLAVQTYYRHQVPSPDYYVWNQFRGYNNVPIYPQRPFLVGPMITMGAAGSIPNGKMNGKMILCCSVWDREAFAWQGDWYRNKVKEHLDEATEDNFRLWYTDRATHGEIDNPCEVVSYQSTLYQALLDVSDWVQKGIEPPMNTNYKVEDGQVVISDIANERGGIQPAVAITANGKERADIKPGESVTLEAVIEVPTNTGGIVTAEWNFEDDEYIPVENIEKFYTSSGGNKVKIQTTHVFQKKGTYFPTLRVASQRNADSKALYTRIQNLSRARVVVN, encoded by the coding sequence ATGAAGATTTTTAGTCTTTTCATTATTTTATGCTGTTTGGCTTTAGTTTATAGTCCTGCTATACAAGCTCAAAAAAGTTTGGTTCATCAAAATTATTCCTTTGAGGCCAAGGATTCAGTATTCAAAAATCCTTTCATTGATGTGGACGAATGGCGTGATAAACCAGTGAAACACCGCTATGTTCATGGCGGTTTTGATGATGGAACACGTTTTTCATTCTACTTTCCCGAAAAGGAAAAATATACAGGCCGTTTCTTTCAGTACATAACTCCCTTTCCCGATAGTGAAACATCGGTGCAGGCGTATGGTGAGGCGCTTAACCCGATTGGTTTTAGTATTACCCATGGGGCTTATTTTGTAGCAACCAATCAGGGCGGCAAGCTTGATTTTGCCGATCCTTCAACAAGAAGAGAAGCTTCAATAGGTGCTTATCGTGCCAATGCAGTTTGTGCCGAATTTTCGAGGCATATTGCGCAACTGATTTACAATTGCGAGCGTCCGTTTGGTTATTGTTACGGTGGCAGCGGTGGAGCTTATCGTACGGTGGGTAGCATGGAAAATACCGTAGGTATTTGGGATGGAGCAGTTCCCTTTGTCTTGGGGTCTCCCCAGGCTATTCCAAATGTATTCGCTGTAAGGATGTATGCTTTACGAATCCTAAAAGATAAAATGGCTGATATTGTTGATGCACTACGTCCCGGGGGAAGTGGTGATCCTTATGCTACCTTAACAGTGGAGCAACGCCAGGTATTACAGGAGTGCACGAGAATGGGCTTTCCAATTAAATCATGGTATGGCTGGCAATATATGGATGCGCACGGTTTTCTTGTTTTGTATAAAAGCATCGTTGCCATGGATCAGAAATATTTTCGCGAAGATTTCTGGAATAAACCGGGGTATTTGGGCTATGACAATCCTGCATCATTACAACATGACCATGTGCAGACTAAGGGAGTTGTTAAAAAAATTATTGGACAATCAGAAGCCGAAAAGCTTAAACTTGTGAAACCTCTTTCCGAATCGGACCGTGGTACTGCTGATCGCGCCTGGGCAAGTATGGGCTCTGAGATTAAAGATAAACCTGTTGTCTACCAGATAGATGTTGATGTGAAGGAAATTGGCATGGGGGCTGACCTTATCATCCTTTCAGGCGAAGGGAAAGGCCAGGTTTTACAAATTATCGGAACCAATGGCAAGAATGTCGTTCTGGCTGCGGTAAATGAACCAAAATTGTTAACGTATTTGAATGTCGGTGACTCTGTTCAGGTTGATAATTCAGATTTTCTGGCTGTTCAGACCTATTATCGTCATCAGGTGCCAAGTCCTGATTATTATGTTTGGAACCAGTTTCGCGGATACAACAATGTCCCAATATACCCACAGCGCCCATTTCTGGTTGGTCCAATGATCACAATGGGAGCTGCCGGATCTATACCTAATGGAAAAATGAATGGAAAAATGATTCTGTGTTGCTCGGTATGGGATCGTGAAGCATTTGCCTGGCAGGGCGATTGGTACCGAAACAAAGTAAAAGAGCATCTTGACGAGGCTACCGAAGATAACTTTCGACTTTGGTACACCGACAGGGCTACTCATGGTGAAATAGATAATCCTTGCGAAGTGGTTTCGTATCAATCGACTCTTTATCAGGCTTTGCTGGATGTTAGCGACTGGGTGCAAAAAGGCATTGAACCGCCAATGAATACAAATTACAAAGTCGAAGACGGGCAGGTAGTTATATCTGATATCGCAAATGAGAGGGGAGGAATTCAACCGGCTGTTGCAATAACAGCAAACGGAAAAGAACGGGCCGACATTAAACCAGGAGAATCAGTTACACTGGAAGCTGTCATAGAAGTTCCGACGAACACAGGTGGAATTGTTACTGCCGAGTGGAATTTCGAGGATGACGAATATATCCCGGTAGAAAATATTGAGAAGTTTTACACCAGTTCCGGTGGAAATAAGGTAAAGATTCAAACTACGCATGTGTTTCAAAAGAAAGGGACTTATTTCCCCACACTTCGGGTTGCATCGCAACGAAATGCGGATAGCAAGGCACTTTATACGAGGATTCAGAATCTTAGTAGGGCTAGAGTTGTGGTTAACTAG
- a CDS encoding PKD domain-containing protein, which produces MNLIRTTIFLFAVLLFTNCTDNQINLVEAKFQFESADTLFDQPFVDIDEWRDKPVRHRYVHGGFEGTNTRFSFYFPPEEKYEGRFFQYITPFPDNENISQGASGENDKIGFSISSGAYFVETNGGGKTDMANPRANDPTIGAYRANAASALFSRVVAKELFGGERPYGYSFGGSGGAYRTVGGIENTNGVWDGCVPYVLGSPVAIPNVFTVRMHAMRILKDKFPQIVDALEPGGSGDMYAGLNEEERSALEEVTKMGFPPAAWYGYKGMGIHGFLVLYPGVVMADQSYFNKDFWNKPGYLGYDNPGSFDGFRIQKKSKIKALIGYEESVKLGISEAMSDADRGSADNSWKNTGDKGEKPEAIQLDDIMPEIQFLGGDLIILSGEAAGASIQITKIESDKIGLAPTIPLAILAKIKPGDEVQVDNSNFLAVQTYHRHQDPGSQYPVWNQFRDADGNPVYPQRPMIIGPMFTMGAAGSLPTGKFEGKMILLGSLWDREAFPWQCDWYRQRVKENLGDKTDDNFRLWYTEHALHGDQADQLDDATHAVSYIGVLQQALRDLSKWVEKGIEPATTTNYKIVDGQVVVPSVANERAGIQPVVNVTINDTKRADILAGETVTFNATVEIPKGMGKLVDAVWDFDGSGEYKDPVDLSKAKVSADGTNIEITTEHTFSEAGTHFPVLRVVSERDGDTQTAFARIQNLDRVRVVVK; this is translated from the coding sequence ATGAACTTAATTAGAACAACCATTTTCTTGTTCGCAGTTCTGTTATTTACGAATTGCACTGACAATCAGATAAACCTTGTAGAAGCAAAATTTCAGTTTGAATCAGCCGATACATTGTTTGACCAGCCTTTTGTTGATATTGACGAATGGCGTGATAAACCAGTCCGCCACCGGTACGTACATGGAGGTTTTGAAGGTACCAACACCCGTTTTTCCTTTTATTTTCCACCAGAAGAAAAATACGAAGGCCGTTTTTTTCAGTATATAACACCTTTCCCCGATAATGAAAATATTTCGCAGGGTGCTTCCGGCGAAAATGATAAAATCGGATTCTCAATTTCTAGTGGTGCATATTTTGTGGAAACAAATGGAGGAGGAAAAACCGATATGGCCAATCCAAGGGCTAACGATCCGACGATTGGAGCTTATCGTGCCAATGCTGCCTCTGCACTGTTTTCGCGGGTTGTAGCAAAAGAACTATTCGGAGGTGAGCGTCCGTATGGCTATTCATTTGGAGGTAGTGGCGGTGCTTACCGCACGGTTGGAGGAATTGAAAACACCAATGGTGTGTGGGATGGGTGTGTACCTTATGTGTTAGGTTCTCCGGTGGCCATTCCCAATGTATTTACCGTTCGTATGCATGCCATGCGGATTCTAAAGGATAAATTTCCACAAATTGTTGATGCGCTAGAACCTGGTGGGAGTGGCGACATGTATGCGGGATTAAATGAAGAAGAAAGATCAGCTTTGGAGGAAGTTACAAAAATGGGATTTCCACCAGCTGCATGGTATGGGTACAAGGGAATGGGAATACACGGATTCCTGGTTCTTTATCCCGGTGTAGTCATGGCCGATCAAAGTTATTTTAACAAAGATTTCTGGAACAAACCCGGGTATTTAGGATACGATAATCCAGGATCTTTCGATGGTTTTCGTATTCAGAAAAAGAGTAAAATTAAAGCATTAATTGGGTATGAAGAGTCTGTTAAACTTGGTATTAGTGAGGCAATGTCGGATGCAGATAGGGGAAGTGCTGATAACTCGTGGAAAAATACTGGCGACAAAGGTGAAAAACCCGAAGCTATACAACTGGATGATATTATGCCAGAAATTCAATTTCTGGGAGGTGATTTAATCATATTATCGGGCGAAGCAGCTGGTGCTTCCATTCAAATAACAAAGATTGAGAGTGATAAAATAGGTTTGGCACCAACGATTCCTCTCGCGATTTTGGCAAAAATAAAACCGGGGGATGAAGTCCAGGTTGATAACTCTAACTTCCTGGCAGTACAAACTTACCACCGACATCAGGATCCCGGAAGTCAATATCCGGTTTGGAACCAATTCCGCGATGCTGATGGAAATCCTGTTTATCCGCAACGACCAATGATTATCGGACCAATGTTTACCATGGGAGCAGCAGGTTCGTTACCTACCGGAAAATTTGAAGGAAAAATGATACTTCTTGGATCTTTATGGGACCGGGAAGCCTTTCCCTGGCAATGCGACTGGTATCGTCAGCGGGTAAAAGAAAATCTTGGAGATAAAACAGATGATAATTTCCGGCTTTGGTATACCGAACATGCTTTGCATGGAGACCAGGCCGATCAATTGGATGATGCAACACATGCTGTGAGTTATATTGGAGTATTGCAGCAAGCATTACGCGATTTAAGTAAATGGGTTGAGAAAGGGATTGAGCCTGCAACCACAACGAACTATAAAATTGTAGATGGACAGGTTGTTGTACCATCTGTAGCAAACGAAAGAGCAGGGATTCAACCCGTTGTTAATGTAACGATTAACGATACTAAGCGTGCTGATATTCTTGCTGGTGAAACAGTAACCTTTAATGCAACCGTGGAAATTCCTAAAGGAATGGGAAAACTGGTAGATGCAGTCTGGGATTTTGATGGTTCTGGGGAGTATAAAGACCCTGTTGATTTATCCAAAGCAAAAGTGTCGGCTGACGGCACAAATATCGAAATTACAACGGAGCATACGTTTTCTGAAGCAGGAACACACTTCCCGGTTTTGCGTGTGGTATCGGAAAGAGATGGTGATACACAGACGGCATTTGCCAGGATTCAGAATCTGGATAGAGTGAGAGTAGTCGTAAAATAA
- a CDS encoding nucleoside hydrolase-like domain-containing protein, producing the protein MIIQQQIKKIVFALAIIASLSFQVFCQEGQKQRLIVLTDLDYFEPDDAQSLVRLLLYSNQLDIEGLIATGNAENADDLYPDYIRKIIGEYDKVQANLLKHEAGFPTGQELLNVVKAGIPLYGMEGVGEGKDSEGSDWIIAKLEEKDERPLWINVWGGSNTLAQALWKIKETESEKEAKRLISKLRIYAISDQDDSGAWIRKNFPDLFYIVSPGRYQDGTWGGMMSVIPGLNNDVVSNFWFAENVQQAHGSLGAIYPNVVFGVEGDTPSFLYLINNGLNSPEHPDWGSWGGRYEYYTPDNDTTVEWRIPIVQETRPIWTNAEDTYTPTVEAPYGMSIVNDTTTIKGDKVTVSRWREEFQNDFAARMDWCVKEYEEANHPPVVELVTPKEITVKSGEIFQLDGTKCSDPDGDGIIYYWFNYQEAGSCKEPARLFPPNSAKVRAMAPKVDETETVHFILKVTDRGTPRLTRYARVIVTVEPAK; encoded by the coding sequence ATGATAATTCAACAACAAATAAAAAAAATAGTATTTGCGCTAGCTATAATTGCCAGTCTTTCGTTTCAGGTATTTTGTCAGGAAGGTCAAAAACAACGCCTGATTGTTCTAACCGATCTCGATTACTTCGAACCGGACGATGCACAGTCTCTGGTTAGATTGCTACTTTATTCTAATCAGCTTGACATTGAAGGATTAATAGCTACTGGTAATGCAGAAAATGCAGATGATCTTTATCCTGATTATATTCGGAAAATCATTGGAGAATATGATAAAGTACAAGCGAATCTTTTAAAGCATGAAGCAGGCTTCCCAACTGGCCAAGAGTTACTGAATGTAGTAAAGGCAGGAATACCACTTTATGGTATGGAAGGTGTTGGTGAAGGCAAAGACTCTGAAGGTTCGGATTGGATTATTGCAAAATTGGAAGAAAAAGATGAGCGGCCATTGTGGATTAATGTTTGGGGCGGTTCAAATACACTTGCTCAGGCACTTTGGAAGATTAAGGAAACAGAATCCGAAAAAGAAGCAAAGAGGTTAATAAGCAAACTAAGGATTTACGCTATCTCTGATCAGGATGATTCTGGAGCATGGATTAGAAAAAACTTTCCCGATTTATTTTATATCGTAAGTCCGGGTAGATACCAAGATGGAACCTGGGGAGGAATGATGAGTGTAATTCCAGGATTAAACAATGATGTGGTATCTAATTTTTGGTTTGCTGAAAATGTACAACAAGCACATGGATCGCTTGGTGCTATTTATCCAAATGTGGTTTTTGGTGTTGAAGGCGATACACCGTCCTTTCTGTATTTGATAAATAACGGATTAAATTCTCCGGAACATCCTGATTGGGGAAGCTGGGGAGGACGTTACGAGTATTACACTCCTGATAACGATACTACCGTTGAGTGGCGAATTCCGATTGTACAGGAAACCAGGCCTATCTGGACAAATGCAGAAGATACTTATACGCCTACGGTTGAAGCTCCTTATGGAATGTCAATTGTAAATGATACAACAACAATTAAAGGAGATAAAGTAACTGTTTCCAGGTGGCGCGAAGAATTTCAAAACGATTTTGCAGCCCGGATGGACTGGTGTGTTAAGGAATATGAAGAAGCCAACCATCCTCCGGTTGTGGAATTGGTTACCCCGAAAGAGATTACAGTAAAATCAGGAGAGATTTTTCAGCTCGATGGGACGAAATGCTCTGATCCAGACGGCGATGGAATAATTTATTACTGGTTTAATTATCAGGAAGCCGGTTCATGTAAAGAACCTGCCCGTCTTTTCCCGCCTAATTCAGCCAAAGTAAGAGCCATGGCTCCTAAAGTTGACGAAACTGAAACCGTTCACTTTATATTAAAAGTTACCGACCGGGGTACACCAAGATTAACAAGATATGCCCGTGTCATTGTAACTGTTGAACCTGCTAAATAA
- a CDS encoding family 43 glycosylhydrolase yields the protein MIRSATAILTLLITISVSGQNPFITNMYTADPSARVFNDTLYVYPSHDQDTATLFSMEDWHVFSTTDMKNWTDHGVAFSLDDISWASSQAWAPDCIDRNGKYYFYYPVESSKIGVAVSDKPTGPFKDPLDSALIHIKSKGAYCTRDFIDPCVFIDDDGQAYLYMGQLVVNAIKLNEDMISYDGQVYLLQGTDGFFEASWMHKYNGNYYLSYAATSGKIEYCMSDNPLGPFQYKGVVLEEMNSGTNHHSIVEYNNQWYLFYHNADLYFKNHPEEEPKFGWTDGVHPFRRSICLDKLYYNEDGTIQQVKPTK from the coding sequence ATGATCCGATCTGCTACTGCAATTTTAACCTTATTAATCACTATTAGTGTTTCAGGACAAAATCCTTTTATAACGAATATGTATACAGCCGATCCATCGGCAAGAGTGTTTAATGATACACTGTATGTTTATCCATCTCATGACCAGGATACAGCAACGCTTTTCAGTATGGAAGACTGGCATGTCTTTTCTACAACTGATATGAAGAACTGGACTGATCATGGTGTGGCATTTTCGCTGGATGATATAAGTTGGGCCAGCTCACAGGCATGGGCACCTGATTGTATCGACCGCAATGGAAAGTACTATTTCTATTATCCGGTAGAATCGAGTAAAATAGGTGTAGCAGTTAGCGATAAACCTACGGGTCCTTTTAAGGATCCGCTTGATTCAGCTCTGATACATATAAAATCAAAAGGAGCTTATTGTACTCGCGATTTTATCGATCCCTGTGTTTTTATCGATGACGACGGACAGGCCTATCTGTATATGGGACAATTGGTGGTTAATGCCATAAAACTTAACGAGGATATGATTTCCTACGACGGACAGGTATATCTCCTGCAAGGTACCGATGGCTTTTTTGAAGCCAGTTGGATGCATAAATATAATGGTAATTATTACCTTTCATATGCAGCTACTTCTGGTAAAATTGAATATTGTATGAGTGATAATCCGCTGGGACCTTTTCAATACAAAGGAGTTGTTTTGGAGGAGATGAACAGTGGAACAAATCACCATTCAATAGTAGAGTACAACAATCAATGGTATTTGTTCTATCACAATGCCGATTTGTATTTTAAAAATCATCCTGAAGAAGAACCAAAATTTGGGTGGACCGACGGTGTGCATCCTTTCCGACGATCCATCTGCCTTGATAAACTGTATTACAATGAAGATGGTACTATTCAACAAGTTAAACCAACAAAATAG
- a CDS encoding nucleoside hydrolase-like domain-containing protein produces MKKIIFALTYAFAISFNILANQPVKPRVIAMTDGEVDDRCSMVRFLLYTNDMNLEAIIQTNSVYQLKGWSSEKWIEQQIDAYEQVYPNLKIHDSAYPSPDYIRSKLFIGDEESTHVVVDHDAPLRIPGVEPVIDPANWADTPGSDKIVEILLEDDPRLVYIQAWGGGNTAARAFYKLKTQYPADYKRAVSKVVMYNIWYQDGAGSYIEKYHPGVIMLLSHYFSGTWDYGSQRYTKPFVTEYLHNNHGPLAALYPQDYISEGDSPAFLYILGNGLRGYENPTWGGWGGRFYKVDGFENVYRDIDKGSFLRWIEYANRDFEARLKWCVADKYEDANHKPNIKIVGELDRTVKSGELVEIEAEINDPDPVDLEALWEKMGPIVQQRGYDKSILPALAARQPKFSPLWWQYVEAGSYQGNIKLSDPAQNKVQFVAPKVNKPETIHLILEAKDGGSPGLTAFSRVVITVMPE; encoded by the coding sequence ATGAAAAAAATAATATTTGCTCTGACCTATGCATTTGCAATAAGTTTTAACATTTTAGCAAATCAACCAGTAAAACCCCGTGTTATTGCTATGACTGACGGTGAAGTAGACGATCGTTGTTCAATGGTTCGCTTCCTGCTTTACACAAACGATATGAATCTTGAAGCCATAATTCAAACCAATTCAGTTTATCAACTAAAAGGTTGGAGTTCCGAAAAATGGATTGAGCAGCAAATTGATGCGTATGAACAAGTTTATCCGAACTTAAAAATTCATGATTCTGCATATCCGTCTCCGGATTATATCAGAAGCAAATTGTTCATAGGTGATGAGGAGTCGACACACGTGGTTGTCGATCATGATGCACCTTTACGAATTCCCGGAGTAGAGCCGGTAATCGATCCTGCTAATTGGGCCGATACTCCGGGTTCTGATAAAATTGTAGAAATTTTGTTGGAAGACGATCCACGACTTGTTTATATTCAGGCATGGGGAGGCGGAAACACTGCTGCTAGGGCTTTTTATAAGCTCAAAACACAATATCCTGCTGATTATAAAAGAGCCGTTTCGAAAGTAGTAATGTACAATATATGGTACCAGGATGGTGCAGGCAGCTATATTGAAAAATATCATCCGGGTGTAATCATGTTGCTCTCACACTATTTCAGCGGAACCTGGGATTATGGAAGCCAGCGTTACACGAAACCTTTCGTAACAGAATACTTGCATAATAATCACGGGCCATTGGCAGCTCTGTATCCCCAGGACTACATCAGCGAAGGGGATTCTCCTGCATTTTTATACATACTGGGTAATGGACTAAGAGGCTATGAGAATCCGACCTGGGGTGGCTGGGGTGGTCGCTTTTATAAGGTTGATGGTTTTGAAAATGTTTACCGCGATATAGACAAAGGCTCATTTCTCAGATGGATTGAATATGCCAACCGTGATTTTGAAGCCAGATTGAAATGGTGTGTTGCAGATAAGTATGAAGACGCCAATCATAAACCGAATATTAAAATAGTGGGTGAATTGGATCGAACGGTTAAGTCGGGGGAGTTGGTTGAGATTGAAGCTGAAATTAATGATCCTGATCCGGTTGATTTAGAGGCGCTTTGGGAAAAGATGGGGCCTATTGTGCAACAACGCGGATACGATAAATCAATACTGCCGGCACTGGCGGCCCGACAACCTAAATTTTCACCACTTTGGTGGCAATATGTTGAAGCCGGCAGCTATCAGGGAAATATAAAACTTTCCGATCCTGCACAAAATAAAGTTCAGTTTGTAGCGCCAAAGGTTAATAAGCCCGAAACAATTCATTTGATTTTGGAGGCAAAAGATGGTGGCTCTCCGGGCTTAACGGCTTTTTCGAGGGTAGTAATAACCGTGATGCCAGAGTAA
- a CDS encoding alpha-L-rhamnosidase C-terminal domain-containing protein: MSSFTQVNNTDSTDKLWKANWISLPGIEANEYGVYYFRKNIELNLPPESFPIHVSADNRYKLYVNEKLVSLGPARGDLLHWNYETVDLAPYLHLGKNVVAAQVWNEGEYRAEGHLSLKTAFILQGGTTESEVLNTNETWKCIQDNSYSPLPVQMQTFYVAGPGEKVTMASHLKNWKTVSCDETEWKASQALFPGLPKNILGFPGVLDSWLLVPSSLPQMELKEQRLQKLRQAEGISVPSTFPVTQTRITIPSNKTVSLLLDQTFLTNAYPTLVFSGGKDGIIAIGYQEALFSEYPEKGNRNEVIGKTLIGRVDSIISDGSEKQVFTTMNYRTYRYLQLKITTKESPLVLDDIYGTFTGYPFQFNAKLESDNPELQKMMEIGWRSARLCAMETYMDCPYYEQLQYIGDGRIQALVSLYNSGDDRLLRNALNQMYYSQQPEGVTASRHPSVTPQYISTFSLWYIAMLHDYMMYGGDNEFVKDKLQSTRNVLEFFKRYQAEDGSLRDVPYWTFTDWVDAEGWGEGIPPMGKDGCSSSLDLQLLWAYQVAASLEHNLGLEELAADYTKKAEQLKKTIKAKYWDEKKQLFADRIEKDLFSQHASILAILTGTVSSEEAKDMAQKIVSDSTLAPASIYFKFYLHQALTKAGFGNDYLSWLGKWRENMDMGLTTWAETSEVNDTRSDCHAWGSSPNIEFFRIILGIDSDAPGFSKVKIEPHLGGLKEIGGEMPHPNGKIKVKYSHSENSLRATIDLPVNTSGVFVWDGKTYELKSGNNSLKLYE, encoded by the coding sequence ATGAGTTCTTTTACACAGGTAAATAATACAGATAGTACGGATAAACTCTGGAAAGCCAATTGGATAAGCTTACCGGGGATTGAAGCAAACGAGTATGGAGTGTATTATTTCCGAAAAAATATTGAACTCAATTTGCCTCCTGAATCGTTCCCGATACATGTTTCTGCGGACAATCGGTATAAGTTATATGTCAATGAAAAATTGGTTTCACTGGGACCTGCAAGAGGAGACTTGTTACATTGGAATTATGAGACCGTAGATTTAGCTCCTTATTTGCATTTGGGTAAAAACGTAGTTGCCGCACAGGTTTGGAATGAAGGCGAATATCGGGCAGAAGGACACCTTTCGTTAAAAACAGCATTTATCCTTCAGGGTGGGACAACAGAGTCAGAAGTTCTTAATACAAACGAAACATGGAAGTGTATTCAGGATAATAGTTACAGTCCTTTACCTGTTCAAATGCAAACTTTTTATGTTGCCGGACCAGGAGAAAAGGTAACTATGGCTTCACATCTCAAAAACTGGAAGACGGTTTCGTGTGATGAAACAGAATGGAAAGCTTCACAAGCACTTTTCCCCGGACTCCCAAAAAATATTTTAGGATTTCCCGGTGTATTGGATAGTTGGCTGTTGGTGCCGTCTTCACTGCCGCAAATGGAACTTAAAGAACAACGGCTTCAAAAGCTAAGACAAGCAGAAGGTATTTCGGTTCCATCAACCTTTCCTGTAACTCAAACAAGAATCACTATTCCTTCCAACAAGACGGTTTCGCTCTTGCTGGATCAAACTTTCCTTACAAATGCATATCCAACACTTGTTTTTAGTGGAGGGAAAGATGGAATTATTGCAATCGGATATCAGGAAGCCTTGTTTTCAGAATATCCTGAAAAAGGTAACCGAAATGAAGTGATAGGCAAAACGTTAATAGGCCGTGTAGATAGTATTATTTCAGATGGCTCTGAAAAACAGGTTTTTACCACAATGAACTACCGGACATATCGCTACCTTCAATTAAAGATTACGACCAAAGAATCGCCGCTTGTGTTAGACGATATTTACGGCACTTTTACCGGCTATCCGTTTCAATTCAACGCAAAATTGGAATCTGATAATCCGGAACTTCAAAAGATGATGGAAATTGGCTGGCGTTCTGCCCGCTTGTGTGCTATGGAAACTTATATGGATTGCCCTTATTACGAGCAACTACAGTATATTGGCGATGGTAGGATTCAGGCCCTGGTTTCTTTATACAACAGCGGAGATGACCGTTTGTTGCGAAATGCCTTAAATCAGATGTATTATTCGCAACAGCCCGAAGGAGTTACAGCCAGCCGTCATCCTTCGGTAACGCCACAATATATTTCAACATTTTCTTTGTGGTACATTGCCATGCTTCACGACTACATGATGTATGGTGGTGACAATGAATTTGTGAAAGATAAACTTCAGAGTACACGAAATGTATTGGAATTCTTTAAGCGATATCAAGCTGAAGATGGTTCTTTGAGAGATGTTCCGTACTGGACTTTTACCGACTGGGTTGATGCTGAAGGCTGGGGAGAAGGAATACCACCAATGGGAAAAGATGGATGTTCATCTTCACTGGACTTGCAGCTATTGTGGGCTTATCAGGTTGCAGCTAGTCTCGAACACAATTTGGGATTGGAAGAGCTTGCAGCGGATTACACGAAAAAGGCCGAGCAATTAAAAAAGACAATCAAAGCAAAATACTGGGATGAAAAAAAGCAATTATTCGCCGATAGAATAGAGAAAGATTTGTTTTCGCAACATGCCAGTATTTTGGCGATCCTTACGGGAACCGTAAGTTCTGAAGAGGCTAAAGACATGGCACAAAAGATTGTGTCTGATTCAACACTGGCACCAGCTTCTATCTATTTTAAATTTTACCTGCATCAGGCATTGACAAAAGCAGGTTTCGGAAACGACTACCTGAGTTGGTTGGGGAAATGGAGAGAAAACATGGATATGGGCTTAACAACCTGGGCTGAGACTTCTGAAGTGAACGATACCCGTTCTGATTGCCATGCCTGGGGTTCAAGCCCGAATATCGAGTTTTTCAGAATTATTCTGGGAATTGATAGTGATGCCCCCGGTTTTTCAAAAGTAAAGATTGAGCCCCATCTTGGTGGATTAAAAGAAATTGGAGGAGAAATGCCGCATCCAAACGGAAAAATTAAAGTAAAATATTCGCATTCAGAGAATAGCCTGAGAGCCACTATTGATTTACCTGTAAATACATCTGGTGTTTTTGTCTGGGATGGTAAAACCTACGAGTTAAAATCTGGAAACAATTCACTTAAACTTTATGAATAA